From a single Porites lutea chromosome 10, jaPorLute2.1, whole genome shotgun sequence genomic region:
- the LOC140950811 gene encoding NLR family CARD domain-containing protein 4-like — protein MADVPPSLTLELPKKSDLPNTFKPWKEVHLPIDILLLTVDDCEFLACYAYLRNAIKSYHKNLGYVYFGNMGENGDVPLKVALMTCSEGSSAPDGPLLTVKNAVLELRPKAVFYVGCCGGLNPEVTKLQLGDVVVSSKLTTESFKTPVSRDILRLVRPADHGWIPPLRNPEDYKVQVCCNGEILSGINPVSAKEQNVSHFTEATAFAFGGEGLFAAAHDLKIEWVIVKGISHFADGNNPAENSWESHACIMAASLVSNMLKDPFVFEQWPHYEDPSARKQPFSSAANKEELPDSLCLKECQKQLRSIYETNSKVKIVPWDQSSAVHIDEIYTQLSWLMDEKKPSGVTQKELKHYTNIFDGGRLDHLSKRILVHGRPGIGKTVFTQKATFDWSQHRFEGKLGRFDLVLLVKLRDVCNLNDVPAILRDANLLASDGPISTDNLYDYVRRHQEKVLLILDGYDEYVHSAASQSPVLHIWEKKQLRDCCVIITSRDMKAEGLKSSSDAQFEIDGFDRKRQEEFARRFLKDDQDVEEFFKYLKQQDLEDVAKIPILLLMLLLVWKEKDREGLPSSRVMVYFKFLQTMFNHMSEKQKKPAEKVDDHKEELCKVGELAFDALLQDLLYFPLSKLPDHVLTEKLIEAGLFQLLNMSALNPCKHVHFIHKSMQEFLASLFLKEELLSQESKNNSLFKVDSIEKIFKLNEVFKFAAEMSEEAAREILIHLLEMAAKEDGEYSFDNQAPSLEDLSNEQTNLLTLCTQFYFYCSADTRSELFPTFLSNLGGVLFILNPDQLNIAAKENFVKTTASLMYIFFSEYCQYTEQSYNNLICLTQQLNAVIVSRTGEQKASEFLNLFPWRSVDEFFLMKEENNTHLYFTKIVKRDPGIALPFKMVKTLVSLEETTKKTNMNGDESIGESSSSCCSKRHGLSRVRRIEALGVNRSVVEQLIEMMPFITAPQGILVRGEDGEVLDAEVTESLLRSIPTTHKLEGLILDRINVTSSPAVEFISRVFKQDLPNLDWLDMSNNPLLGEGVDSLIKHLSCAPHLKTLNLGGVKMTPQQVMNLSSAVQQHGNITTLGSYYYDLEGNLHPEHAWPTENIWKLLYPDLFPDSSPESAHEQEQR, from the exons ATGGCAGATGTTCCACCTTCACTCACCCTAGAACTTCCCAAGAAAAGTGATCTTCCTAACACATTCAAACCTTGGAAAGAAGTCCATCTTCCAATCGACATTCTTTTGTTGACAGTGGATGACTGTGAGTTCTTAGCCTGTTATGCATACTTAAGAAATGCCATTAAAAGCTACCACAAGAACCTTGGATATGTGTACTTTGGGAACATGGGTGAAAATGGAGATGTGCCCCTAAAAGTTGCTTTGATGACATGTTCTGAAGGCTCTTCTGCTCCAGATGGCCCGCTGCTCACTGTTAAGAATGCCGTGTTGGAACTGAGACCCAAAGCTGTTTTCTATGTTGGCTGCTGCGGTGGGTTGAACCCAGAAGTCACCAAGTTACAGCTAGGTGATGTGGTGGTATCCTCTAAGCTTACAACTGAATCATTCAAAACCCCAGTGAGTAGAGATATTTTGCGCCTCGTCAGGCCTGCAGATCATGGTTGGATTCCTCCATTAAGAAATCCAGAAGATTATAAAGTTCAGGTCTGCTGTAATGGGGAGATTTTAAGTGGCATAAACCCAGTCAGTGCTAAAGAGCAAAACGTGTCTCATTTTACTGAAGCTACTGCGTTTGCATTTGGTGGTGAAG GCCTTTTTGCTGCAGCACATGATCTTAAGATTGAATGGGTGATTGTAAAAGGTATTTCTCACTTTGCTGATGGTAACAACCCTGCAGAAAATTCTTGGGAAAGTCATGCATGCATAATGGCAGCTTCTCTTGTGTCCAACATGTTGAAGGATCCATTTGTGTTTGAACAATGGCCTCATTATGAAG ACCCGTCAGCAAGGAAACAGCCCTTTAGCTCTGCGGCCAATAAGGAGGAGTTACCAG ATTCTCTCTGCCTCAAGGAGTGCCAGAAACAGCTGCGATCAATTTATGAAACCAACAGCAAAGTCAAAATCGTTCCGTGGGACCAAAGCTCTGCCGTTCATATCGATGAAATTTACACCCAGTTGTCTTGGCTTATGGATGAGAAGAAGCCCAGCGGAGTAACACAGAAGGAACTTAAACACTACACCAACATTTTTGACGGCGGAAGACTTGATCATTTGTCTAAGCGTATTTTGGTTCACGGACGACCAGGTATCGGCAAGACCGTTTTTACGCAGAAAGCTACATTCGACTGGTCCCAGCACAGATTTGAAGGAAAGTTAGGAAGATTTGATCTCGTACTTTTGGTCAAATTACGCGATGTTTGTAACCTCAACGATGTCCCAGCCATTTTGAGGGATGCTAATCTTCTTGCGAGTGATGGCCCAATTTCAACTGACAACCTGTACGATTACGTTCGTCGCCACCAAGAAAAAGTGTTGCTTATTTTGGACGGCTACGATGAATACGTACACAGCGCAGCAAGCCAATCACCTGTTCTTCACATCTGGGAGAAAAAGCAGTTGAGGGATTGTTGTGTTATTATAACGTCTAGAGACATGAAAGCAGAGGGATTAAAAAGTTCCAGCGATGCTCAATTTGAGATCGATGGTTTTGACCGTAAGCGACAAGAAGAGTTCGCCCGTAGATTCTTGAAAGATGATCAAGATGTTGAAGAGTTTTTTAAATACTTGAAGCAACAAGACCTGGAAGATGTAGCAAAAATacctattttgcttttaatgttgttgttggtttGGAAAGAAAAGGATCGTGAAGGACTACCTTCATCACGGGTGATGGTGTACTTCAAGTTTCTACAGACCATGTTTAATCAtatgtctgaaaaacaaaaaaagccggCGGAAAAAGTTGACGACCACAAAGAAGAACTCTGTAAAGTAGGAGAACTAGCATTTGACGCCCTTCTACAAGATTTACTTTACTTTCCTCTCAGTAAACTGCCGGATCACGTTTTGACTGAGAAACTGATCGAAGCCGGGTTGTTTCAGCTGCTAAACATGTCCGCTCTTAACCCGTGCAAACACGTTCATTTCATTCACAAATCCATGCAGGAGTTTTTGGCTtctttatttctaaaagaaGAACTGTTATCtcaagaaagtaaaaacaattcccTTTTCAAAGTCGACTCAATTGAAAAGATCTTCAAGTTGAATGAAGTTTTTAAATTTGCTGCTGAAATGTCAGAAGAAGCCGCGCGCGAGATCTTGATTCATCTGTTGGAAATGGCGGCGAAGGAAGACGGAGAGTACAGCTTCGACAACCAAGCACCGTCACTCGAAGATCTGTCTAATGAACAAACAAATCTTCTAACTCTATGTACACAGTTTTACTTCTACTGCTCAGCAGACACGAGATCAGAACTTTTCCCCACTTTTCTTTCTAATCTAGGAGgtgttttgttcattttaaatCCTGACCAGCTGAATATTGCagcaaaggaaaattttgttaaaactaCCGCTTCacttatgtacatatttttctcTGAATACTGTCAGTATACAGAGcaaagttataataatttaatttgtttaacaCAGCAATTAAACGCTGTTATAGTTAGTAGAACAGGAGAACAAAAAGCATCAGAATTTTTGAATCTATTTCCATGGCGTAGTGTTGACGAGTTTTTCttaatgaaagaagaaaacaacactcacctttattttactaaaattgtaaaaagAGATCCTGGCATTGCTCTTCCTTTTAAAATGGTAAAGACGTTAGTTAGTTTAGAAGAGACAACAAAGAAGACAAACATGAATGGCGATGAGTCAATTGGAGAGAGCAGCAGCAGCTGTTGTTCAAAGCGTCATGGTCTCTCCAGGGTTCGGAGGATTGAAGCTCTTGGTGTGAACAGGTCAGTAGTGGAACAGCTGATTGAGATGATGCCGTTTATCACCGCTCCACAAGGGATACTGGTTAGGGGTGAAGACGGTGAAGTGTTGGATGCTGAGGTAACAGAGTCTCTACTGAGGAGCATCCCAACAACACACAAACTGGAGGGATTAATACTCGACCGTATCAATGTCACATCATCACCTGCTGTGGAGTTCATCAGCAGAGTATTCAAACAAGATCTTCCAAACTTGGACTGGCTCGACATGTCAAACAATCCTCTTCTGGGTGAAGGAGTCGACAGCTTGATAAAACATCTCAGCTGCGCTCCTCACCTGAAGACACTGAACCTTGGAGGTGTGAAGATGACTCCACAGCAGGTGATGAATCTCTCATCAGCTGTACAGCAGCACGGAAACATCACTACACTGGGGTCATACTACTac GATCTTGAAGGAAACCTCCACCCTGAACATGCTTGGCCAACAGAGAACATCTGGAAATTGCTTTACCCTGACCTCTTTCCTGATTCATCACCTGAATCAGCGCATGAGCAGGAGCAG AGATAG